Proteins from one Belonocnema kinseyi isolate 2016_QV_RU_SX_M_011 chromosome 8, B_treatae_v1, whole genome shotgun sequence genomic window:
- the LOC117178577 gene encoding DNA-binding protein HEXBP-like, with protein MTLQDAINAAQAGEWEVGYQEILRRDARQTQSGNAGPHGNKFAPYPSPYSGRSQVRSLKSQWEGKQDSRGRDRGDDRSHDRRNLTPVTCFKCNKPGHCARDCNKRDNPRAGNQVCYVCDKEGHLARECTRKKIPEVITCYRCGKTGHYSNQCPSRDPLPSTQFCDRCKITGHNNANCKRRNESFNFVASHLNE; from the coding sequence ATGACCTTGCAAGATGCTATAAATGCAGCTCAAGCAGGTGAGTGGGAGGTAGGGTACCAGGAAATCCTTCGTCGTGATGCCCGGCAAACTCAGAGCGGAAACGCAGGCCCTCATGGAAATAAATTTGCTCCGTACCCAAGCCCTTATAGCGGCAGGTCACAAGTCCGTTCCCTTAAATCACAGTGGGAAGGAAAGCAGGATAGTCGTGGTCGAGATCGCGGCGATGATCGAAGTCACGATCGGAGAAATCTGACCCCGGTTACATGCTTTAAATGCAATAAACCTGGACACTGTGCCAGGGATTGCAATAAACGAGACAATCCTCGCGCGGGAAATCAAGTCTGCTACGTCTGCGATAAAGAGGGGCATCTAGCCCGCGAATGCACTCGAAAGAAAATCCCAGAAGTTATCACTTGTTATAGGTGCGGTAAAACGGGACATTATTCGAATCAGTGTCCTAGTCGCGACCCTCTTCCATCGACCCAATTTTGCGACCGTTGCAAAATTACCGGACACAACAATGCGAATTGCAAGCGCAGAAATGAGTCTTTTAATTTTGTAGCCAGTcatttaaacgaataa